From the Bacteroidales bacterium genome, one window contains:
- a CDS encoding VOC family protein, protein MKEKLISGIQQIGIGVPDVRKAWKWYIKAFGVDIRMFEDKAVAEHMLPYTGGKPQKRHAALALNMQGGGGFEIWQYVERTPLSPGFEIQLGDLGIMAAKIKCHNAKATYDMLKSEGTTMLSGVLRDPRGKEHFFIKDPYNNIFQLVTSKNWFRNEKKLTGAAYGAVIGVSDIEKARSFYAEILGYDEVIFDETSVFGEYAGLPGGNNRFRRVLLRPGKPRLGAFSPVFGTSEIELVQVLDREPRKIYHERFWGDLGFIHLCFDIRGMNLLREECKKKGCPFTVDVDHSFDMGEAAGSFSYTEDPDGTLIEFVETHKIPILKSIGWYLHLRNRRPDKALPRWLLNALSFNRAKDI, encoded by the coding sequence TTGAAAGAGAAACTGATCAGTGGCATACAACAGATTGGAATTGGTGTGCCGGATGTAAGAAAAGCCTGGAAATGGTATATAAAGGCTTTTGGAGTGGATATACGTATGTTTGAGGATAAAGCCGTTGCAGAGCATATGCTTCCGTATACCGGTGGCAAGCCTCAGAAACGCCATGCAGCACTGGCATTGAACATGCAGGGCGGAGGAGGATTTGAGATATGGCAATATGTTGAAAGAACACCGTTATCTCCCGGTTTTGAAATTCAGCTTGGTGACCTCGGAATTATGGCCGCCAAGATCAAATGTCATAATGCAAAGGCAACTTACGATATGCTGAAATCAGAGGGCACAACCATGCTCAGTGGTGTGCTCAGGGACCCCAGGGGGAAGGAACATTTTTTCATTAAAGACCCATACAACAATATTTTCCAGCTGGTTACAAGCAAGAACTGGTTCCGCAACGAGAAAAAATTAACAGGTGCCGCATATGGCGCCGTGATCGGTGTTTCGGATATTGAAAAGGCAAGAAGCTTCTATGCGGAGATCCTTGGATATGATGAAGTGATCTTTGATGAAACCTCTGTATTCGGTGAATATGCCGGTTTACCGGGTGGAAATAACCGGTTCAGGAGAGTTTTGCTGCGTCCGGGTAAACCCAGGCTCGGGGCATTCAGTCCGGTTTTCGGAACCAGTGAGATTGAGCTTGTGCAGGTTCTCGATCGTGAACCCCGTAAAATTTACCATGAAAGATTCTGGGGCGACCTGGGATTCATTCACCTGTGTTTTGATATCCGCGGCATGAATTTGCTTCGTGAAGAATGCAAAAAGAAAGGTTGTCCCTTCACCGTGGACGTGGATCACAGCTTTGATATGGGTGAGGCGGCAGGATCATTTTCATATACCGAAGATCCTGATGGTACATTGATTGAATTTGTTGAAACCCATAAAATACCCATTCTTAAAAGCATCGGATGGTACCTTCACCTGCGTAACCGCAGGCCTGATAAAGCTTTACCGAGGTGGCTGCTGAATGCGCTTTCGTTTAACAGGGCGAAGGATATTTAG
- a CDS encoding SDR family oxidoreductase yields MNFQGKTVWITGGSAGIGKALAEELFSRGAVLILSARNTEKLQALKNDFNSKDPGRCHIIPCDITDPSQIDNAAALVMKTVPKLDILINNAGVSQRSYVMDTSIETERKLFELNYFGAVGVTKAILPFMINKGGGNIVVISSMAGKFGFRMRSTYSASKHALQGYFETLRAELSDKNVNVLLVCPGRIKTDISVNSLKGDGSKYGVMDAGQAKGVSVERCASIIVNALKRNRKEVFIGTAERFLLIIKRTIPSLYYWIASHASPT; encoded by the coding sequence ATGAATTTTCAGGGTAAAACGGTTTGGATTACCGGTGGTTCTGCAGGAATAGGTAAGGCACTCGCTGAAGAACTTTTCAGTCGGGGAGCGGTACTTATCCTTTCTGCCCGGAACACAGAAAAATTACAGGCATTAAAAAACGATTTTAATTCAAAGGATCCGGGCAGGTGTCACATCATTCCCTGCGATATTACCGATCCTTCACAGATTGATAATGCTGCAGCGCTTGTGATGAAAACTGTTCCAAAGCTTGACATCCTGATAAACAACGCCGGGGTAAGCCAACGGTCTTATGTCATGGATACTTCGATTGAAACGGAACGCAAGCTATTTGAACTCAATTATTTCGGTGCTGTAGGAGTTACAAAGGCAATATTGCCGTTCATGATCAACAAAGGCGGAGGTAATATTGTTGTTATCAGCAGTATGGCCGGCAAATTCGGCTTCCGTATGAGATCCACCTATTCGGCATCGAAACATGCATTGCAGGGCTATTTCGAAACCCTGAGGGCTGAGCTTTCGGACAAAAATGTAAATGTACTGCTCGTATGTCCCGGCCGGATTAAAACAGATATTTCAGTGAACTCGCTTAAAGGTGACGGATCAAAATATGGTGTCATGGATGCCGGTCAGGCAAAAGGTGTCTCCGTTGAACGCTGTGCCAGCATTATTGTTAACGCGCTGAAAAGGAACCGTAAAGAAGTCTTCATTGGAACAGCCGAGCGATTTCTCCTTATTATCAAGAGAACAATCCCTTCATTGTATTACTGGATCGCCAGTCACGCCAGTCCTACATAA
- a CDS encoding 1-acyl-sn-glycerol-3-phosphate acyltransferase, producing the protein MSRKKSIDEWALDYWLLQQYAKLCYRIYYRKVEIKNLDRIPLNKAVLLAPNHQNALMDALVFVLNTSMQIVFLARADLFKTKRMSKFMHFLNIMPVYRIRDGFENVKKNDEVFARTTEVLNNRNNPLIIFPEGNHGEYRRLRPLVKGLFRVAFQAQEPNGTTPAVVILPVGIDYKHYWNFRTTIFVNIGEPIQVSEYYTEYTENPANAINRLKDDYAAELSKLMIDIQTTEYYDLYMHLREMYNERMKKELGITEKSLDAAFRSDKVMIDILNKELSENPENIIKLNNLVIPYQAEVKNQKLRDWVIKKGGFSIPRHLLSLVLYLAGLPVFLFGFVHNILPFGLTASRVKNIKDTQFHSSFKFVVSMIVFPVWYLIIGGVLALTHLPILIILFYIILLPLTGLLAFTYYIGFRKWLGCLRFLSGKNSVKVKKLVSDRSAIISMMNDIVRKHYSNK; encoded by the coding sequence TTGTCTCGCAAGAAAAGCATAGATGAGTGGGCGTTGGATTATTGGCTTCTGCAGCAGTATGCGAAGCTTTGCTACCGGATCTACTACCGGAAAGTAGAAATCAAAAATCTCGACAGAATTCCCCTCAATAAGGCGGTTCTGCTGGCACCTAACCATCAGAACGCGCTGATGGACGCCCTTGTTTTTGTTCTCAATACAAGTATGCAAATCGTTTTCCTTGCACGGGCCGATCTTTTCAAGACAAAACGAATGAGCAAGTTCATGCATTTTCTTAATATAATGCCGGTTTACCGCATTCGGGACGGTTTTGAAAATGTAAAAAAGAACGATGAGGTATTTGCCCGCACTACCGAAGTGCTGAACAACAGGAACAACCCGCTCATTATATTTCCCGAAGGAAACCATGGCGAATACAGGCGTCTCAGGCCACTTGTAAAAGGTCTTTTCCGTGTTGCTTTCCAGGCCCAGGAACCTAACGGCACAACACCTGCGGTAGTAATTTTACCAGTAGGCATCGATTACAAACATTACTGGAATTTCAGGACTACCATTTTTGTGAATATTGGCGAGCCTATCCAGGTTTCGGAATACTACACCGAGTATACTGAAAATCCCGCGAATGCCATTAACCGGCTTAAAGACGATTATGCCGCCGAGCTTTCAAAGCTGATGATCGACATCCAGACGACGGAATACTATGACCTTTACATGCACCTGCGGGAGATGTATAATGAACGGATGAAAAAAGAGCTCGGTATCACGGAAAAATCTCTTGATGCAGCTTTCAGGTCGGATAAGGTAATGATCGACATCCTCAACAAAGAACTTTCGGAAAACCCCGAAAATATAATTAAACTCAACAACCTTGTCATTCCCTACCAGGCTGAAGTAAAGAATCAGAAGCTACGCGATTGGGTGATTAAAAAAGGCGGATTCAGTATACCGCGACACCTGCTTTCTCTTGTTCTTTACCTGGCCGGGTTACCTGTATTTCTCTTCGGATTTGTACATAACATCCTTCCTTTCGGATTGACAGCCTCACGGGTTAAAAATATTAAAGATACTCAGTTCCACAGTTCGTTCAAGTTTGTAGTCAGCATGATTGTATTCCCGGTATGGTACCTTATCATCGGTGGAGTTCTTGCCCTTACACATTTGCCGATCCTGATAATCTTGTTTTATATTATTTTACTACCTTTAACCGGTTTACTCGCATTTACTTACTATATCGGATTCAGAAAATGGCTGGGATGCCTTAGATTTCTTTCAGGAAAGAATTCCGTAAAGGTGAAAAAACTTGTTTCAGACCGGTCAGCTATTATTTCAATGATGAATGATATCGTGAGGAAACATTACTCCAATAAATGA
- a CDS encoding MFS transporter, with translation MADISHPVKEGVPEGYLFSKSYTNYIFLLLFLLYMFDYVDRMVVTSLFPYLRSDWNLTDAQCGLLVSAVYWSIVALTFPVSILVDRWSRRRTIGIMAVIWSLATGLCAITKSFGQLFTGRMFIGVGEAGYAPGGTAMIAGLYPQEKRSWMIGLWNASIPLGNAIGIVLGGAIASVWGWRHAFGLVAIPGLIVAILFFFVKDYKSVELTKTYADRKERRKEVAMSVKEIVLEFLDKPSLIFTYFGIAAVVFVTTSLLTWLPTYFSRVQDLAEKQANLKSSSIMILALVGAPLGGYIADRWRKRKINARLLFPTISTFLTAIMLFLAFVVFPGKMQYILLLVMGVLITAFVSAAAAVTQDVVHAGMRAMSYAVAVVIQNLLGASMGPYIIGLISDRSDIGHAMSFLPIALVIASVLFLCGSFFYEKDLKKVEVVKLVGVE, from the coding sequence ATGGCTGATATCTCTCACCCTGTGAAGGAAGGAGTTCCTGAAGGATATTTATTCTCAAAAAGCTACACGAATTATATTTTTCTACTGCTCTTCCTGCTCTACATGTTCGATTATGTGGACAGGATGGTTGTAACCTCACTTTTTCCGTATTTGAGAAGCGACTGGAATCTCACCGATGCACAATGCGGATTGCTTGTTTCGGCTGTTTATTGGTCAATTGTGGCACTTACGTTTCCTGTTTCAATTCTGGTTGATCGCTGGAGCCGGCGCAGGACTATCGGTATTATGGCTGTTATCTGGAGCCTTGCAACCGGACTATGTGCCATTACGAAATCATTCGGACAGTTATTCACCGGCCGGATGTTTATTGGTGTCGGTGAAGCCGGGTATGCGCCGGGCGGAACGGCTATGATTGCAGGTTTATACCCCCAGGAAAAGCGCTCCTGGATGATAGGATTGTGGAATGCGTCCATCCCCCTGGGAAACGCTATCGGTATTGTACTGGGTGGTGCAATCGCTTCTGTCTGGGGATGGCGGCATGCCTTCGGGCTTGTTGCAATACCGGGTTTAATAGTAGCTATTTTATTTTTCTTTGTTAAGGATTATAAATCGGTAGAGCTTACCAAAACCTATGCCGACCGGAAGGAAAGACGTAAGGAAGTAGCTATGTCGGTAAAAGAGATCGTACTTGAATTCCTGGACAAGCCATCGCTTATATTCACCTATTTCGGAATTGCAGCTGTTGTTTTTGTAACTACTTCATTGTTAACCTGGTTGCCGACTTATTTTAGTCGAGTGCAGGACCTGGCTGAGAAACAGGCCAATCTCAAATCAAGTTCAATAATGATCCTTGCCCTTGTCGGTGCGCCCCTGGGAGGATATATTGCTGACAGGTGGAGAAAGAGAAAAATCAATGCCCGCTTGTTATTCCCGACAATCTCCACTTTTCTGACGGCCATTATGCTTTTTCTTGCTTTTGTGGTTTTCCCTGGCAAAATGCAATATATTCTGCTCCTTGTTATGGGAGTGCTGATCACCGCATTTGTATCAGCAGCTGCCGCTGTAACCCAGGATGTGGTTCATGCGGGGATGCGAGCTATGTCGTATGCTGTCGCCGTTGTAATCCAAAACCTGCTGGGTGCTTCAATGGGTCCTTATATTATCGGTCTTATTTCAGACCGATCAGATATCGGACATGCCATGTCATTTCTGCCTATAGCCCTTGTTATAGCCTCCGTGCTCTTCCTCTGCGGTTCGTTCTTTTATGAAAAAGACCTGAAGAAGGTTGAGGTGGTGAAGCTTGTGGGAGTGGAATAA
- a CDS encoding flavin reductase family protein: MFKKLFQSVNPEELKDNFFNLINNEWMLITAGEIDHFNTMTANWGTIGVLWNRLVAICFIRPQRYTYEFVERSEIFTMSFFPDDFKEALNYCGSHSGRSVDKIAKTGLTPIETPDGSVSFEQSRIVFECRKLYTDFIKEENFLATGLVNKHYGKKDFHKFFIAEITDCYVKEEEE, encoded by the coding sequence ATGTTTAAAAAATTATTTCAATCTGTCAACCCTGAAGAACTGAAAGACAACTTTTTCAATCTCATTAACAACGAATGGATGCTGATAACGGCCGGTGAGATTGATCATTTCAACACAATGACTGCTAACTGGGGAACTATAGGCGTTCTGTGGAACCGGCTTGTGGCCATCTGCTTTATCAGGCCTCAGCGCTACACTTATGAATTCGTTGAACGTTCGGAAATCTTCACGATGAGCTTTTTCCCTGATGATTTCAAGGAAGCCCTGAATTATTGCGGATCACACTCGGGACGGTCAGTGGATAAAATTGCTAAAACGGGACTTACTCCCATTGAAACTCCCGATGGCAGCGTTTCCTTTGAGCAAAGTCGTATTGTTTTCGAATGCAGGAAACTTTACACCGATTTCATAAAAGAGGAAAATTTTCTTGCAACCGGATTAGTCAATAAACATTACGGCAAAAAGGATTTTCATAAATTCTTCATCGCCGAAATTACAGATTGTTATGTGAAGGAAGAAGAAGAATGA
- a CDS encoding DCC1-like thiol-disulfide oxidoreductase family protein, whose translation MKSTVIIYDGNCRFCRESISFLKPVKMKEIEFLSSSEEAAREFLKNNGIDEELPEKTVIMVDENNVYTRSTAVIKALQQKGGFWSLAGILLIIPRFLRNSVYNFIASMR comes from the coding sequence ATGAAATCAACTGTGATCATATATGACGGTAATTGCAGGTTTTGCAGGGAATCCATTAGTTTTCTCAAACCTGTTAAAATGAAAGAAATTGAGTTCCTGTCTTCTTCAGAAGAAGCCGCCAGGGAATTTCTTAAAAACAACGGCATCGATGAAGAATTGCCTGAGAAAACGGTGATCATGGTAGATGAAAATAATGTGTATACCCGCTCCACAGCCGTTATTAAAGCACTTCAACAAAAAGGCGGATTCTGGTCACTAGCCGGAATTTTACTGATTATTCCGCGCTTCCTCAGAAATTCAGTGTATAACTTTATAGCTTCCATGCGATGA
- a CDS encoding sigma-70 family RNA polymerase sigma factor, with the protein MTAAVANTINHVNQRNQLALYHEIHKDIIDSCKTGNARAQRQLYQLYSRAMYNICYRMMNKREEAEDMLQEAFSEAFMQLHSYRFESSFGAWIKRITVNKCINALKKRKAELVTVDRLPEPSNQETDDEIPGLSVERVQRAMEELPEGYRVIFSLYLLEGYDHGEISEIMGISEATSKSQYSRAKQRVREIILSQQYERQV; encoded by the coding sequence TTGACAGCAGCGGTTGCAAATACAATTAACCATGTAAACCAGCGAAATCAATTGGCGCTTTACCACGAAATACATAAAGACATCATTGATTCGTGCAAGACCGGCAATGCCAGGGCTCAGCGTCAGCTTTACCAGTTGTATTCGCGTGCCATGTATAACATTTGTTACCGGATGATGAATAAAAGGGAAGAAGCTGAAGATATGCTTCAGGAAGCTTTCAGTGAAGCTTTCATGCAACTCCACAGCTACCGGTTTGAATCATCGTTCGGCGCATGGATTAAGCGGATTACGGTGAATAAATGTATCAATGCCTTAAAAAAAAGGAAGGCCGAACTGGTAACGGTGGACAGGTTACCCGAACCATCGAATCAGGAAACGGACGATGAAATACCGGGCCTTTCTGTTGAAAGGGTCCAACGGGCTATGGAGGAACTTCCCGAAGGTTACCGGGTGATATTTTCACTTTACCTGCTTGAAGGGTATGATCATGGTGAAATATCTGAAATTATGGGCATTTCTGAAGCCACATCAAAATCTCAGTATTCAAGGGCAAAACAAAGAGTGAGAGAAATTATTTTAAGCCAGCAATATGAAAGACAGGTTTGA
- a CDS encoding head GIN domain-containing protein: protein MKKTIYKLTIPALLLMTITLFSCEELWDRHVDGNGDRKMEDRNLAGFDRIEVNGDFEVQVDTGIESFATVEADENLLDFIVTHVSGHTLIIETREGYDLRPSHPIEIKVTTPDITQIDLNGSGLIYSYGIQTDELSVNLAGSGEIDLDNLVTTIANLNLEGSGYINARLDAADVKALLEGSGDIKLDGICNNSDLKITGSGKIKASELNTDVCVVYISGSGVADTWVNTALDVTIIGSGTVYYTGNPVVDKYISGSGQVRER, encoded by the coding sequence ATGAAAAAAACAATATACAAACTGACAATTCCGGCCTTGCTGCTGATGACAATTACTCTGTTTTCATGTGAAGAATTATGGGACAGGCATGTGGACGGAAATGGCGACAGGAAGATGGAAGACAGAAACCTGGCCGGTTTCGACCGTATTGAAGTGAACGGCGATTTTGAAGTACAGGTTGACACAGGTATTGAATCATTCGCCACAGTAGAAGCCGATGAAAATCTTCTGGATTTTATAGTGACTCATGTTTCAGGCCATACGCTCATTATTGAAACTCGTGAAGGTTACGACCTGAGGCCGTCTCACCCGATTGAAATTAAAGTTACAACTCCGGACATAACCCAGATTGATCTTAACGGATCCGGACTTATTTATTCGTATGGCATTCAAACCGATGAATTATCAGTTAATCTTGCCGGATCAGGAGAAATTGACCTGGATAATCTGGTAACCACAATTGCCAATCTTAACCTGGAAGGTTCGGGGTATATCAACGCCCGACTGGATGCTGCAGATGTTAAAGCATTGCTGGAAGGATCAGGAGATATAAAGCTTGACGGAATCTGCAATAATTCAGATCTGAAAATAACCGGCTCCGGAAAAATAAAAGCCAGCGAACTGAATACGGATGTCTGCGTGGTGTACATTTCAGGATCAGGAGTTGCAGATACTTGGGTGAATACAGCCCTTGATGTTACCATCATTGGAAGTGGCACGGTATACTACACCGGAAACCCGGTAGTTGACAAATATATATCCGGCTCAGGTCAGGTTAGGGAACGATAA
- a CDS encoding transcriptional regulator has translation MFKELDPVLHSQLRLSVMSLLIGLKSASFSFLLEKTGATRGNLSVQIKKLEEAGYIEVDKSFKDNYPLTTCQITKKGIAAFEGYVEALRGYIGGDPT, from the coding sequence ATGTTTAAGGAACTTGACCCGGTATTGCATTCCCAACTGCGCCTTTCAGTGATGTCGTTGCTGATAGGACTGAAATCGGCGTCTTTCAGCTTTCTGCTTGAAAAGACAGGGGCGACAAGAGGTAACCTCAGTGTTCAGATCAAAAAACTGGAAGAAGCCGGTTATATTGAAGTTGATAAATCGTTTAAGGATAACTATCCGCTCACTACCTGTCAGATTACTAAGAAGGGAATTGCAGCGTTTGAAGGGTATGTGGAGGCGCTGAGAGGGTATATTGGAGGGGATCCAACCTGA